DNA from Pseudomonadota bacterium:
GATTTCGGAAGCGGGAACTCCCGGCATCTCAGACCCGGGATTTGCCCTGATCAGGGCCGCAATAGCTGCAGGAATTCCTCTGGTCTCCCTGCCTGGACCCTGTGCGGCCATTACCGCACTGACCGCATCAGGATTGCCAATGCACGAATACTATTTTGTCGGATTCCTGCCGACCAAAAAAAGCGCCCGTAGCAAACGCCTGGCTGAACTGGCTGAGATACCTGCCACCATGATATTCTATGAATCTCCCCGGCGTTTGAAGGCAACTCTGGCAGCGGTAGCAGAAACCTTGGGTAATCGGAATATCTGCATTGCCCGCGAGCTGAGCAAAATTTATGAGGAATATATCCGTGGTTCGGTTGAAGATATTATCGTCCGGGAAAGTGATCGTAAATGGCGGGGGGAGATCACCCTGCTGGTTGCCGGAGTGCATAAGGGTGATCAGGGGGGAAATGCAGTCGATCCGTTACAGTTGAAAAAGCGGCTGCATGAATTGATGAGCTCCAGTAAATTATCTACCAGGGACTTGGTTGATGTCCTTCAGGCTGAGTTTCCCGGCTGGCGAAAAAAAGATATTTATCGGTTGGTGCTGGATGCCGGTAAGTAAAGGGTAAAGTTGGGGTGTTATATGAATCTTTGTACATTCCTCAGGGTTAAACGCAGTGAAATTATTGATGACTGGGTGCAGCAGCTGAGCCGCACAATCAGTGACCGTTACCGCGAACGTAACTTATCGGAACTGCGTGAGACTGTGGCCCGGGCCTATGACGGAAATTATTCGGTTATCTGCAACCATGATTGGCAGCCAATTGAGGAGTTTATTGTTTTCATTACGAGAATGCGACTTGATCGGGGATTCTCTCTCTCTGAGGTCCAGAAAGCCTTTGGTATCTTCCGAATCATTATGATCAATCACTTACCGTTGGTTTTTCAGGGAGAGGAATTGTGCAATGCTCTGCTTTCGGTAAATAATTCGGTGGATGTCACGATTAATCGATTTAGTGAATATTTCCAGGGCAAGCATGAAGAGGAAATGCAGGGTTTTCT
Protein-coding regions in this window:
- the rsmI gene encoding 16S rRNA (cytidine(1402)-2'-O)-methyltransferase, producing the protein MNLPVVPGTLYIIPTPIGNLGDLTARALETLKQVDKVAAEDTRTARKLFAHFGIDTTLVSFHEYSAESRIASLVQQLENGQSIGLISEAGTPGISDPGFALIRAAIAAGIPLVSLPGPCAAITALTASGLPMHEYYFVGFLPTKKSARSKRLAELAEIPATMIFYESPRRLKATLAAVAETLGNRNICIARELSKIYEEYIRGSVEDIIVRESDRKWRGEITLLVAGVHKGDQGGNAVDPLQLKKRLHELMSSSKLSTRDLVDVLQAEFPGWRKKDIYRLVLDAGK